DNA sequence from the Octopus bimaculoides isolate UCB-OBI-ISO-001 chromosome 22, ASM119413v2, whole genome shotgun sequence genome:
caagatttaacactaaattaggcGTGTGATTTATGCATGGAGTAAATAaggtatttaatttcttttaaaatcctTTAACAGCTATGAGTCACTGTCATGAAAGAGGTTTGGAAATTATAATTGGAGATCAAGCTCATGTTGGTATTTATGAACAAGGCAATGTTGCACAAGTAAGTAGCTTACccattgctttgtgtgtgtgtgcacacctgcacatgtgtatatttacatatatacactactactacctctaatactactactatcaccaccacttctactgctactaccatcatcacgactactaccaccaccactaccaccttgtTGCTACATCACAGTTTTTTCCCATGCACTGTTTTCCTGAGCTTCCACTGACCACTCCCTTGTGTTCTTCTCCTTCCCATCcattttcacatttattctttCACATCAGGCATTCACCCCTTCCTCCATTCCATGATTTGTTATTGGAATATTTAAATACTTTGCTATATTTAAGGGAACATTTCAATGTAAGATTGGTTCtacaatttaataaatttaattttgaagtaattatataatacattcctCTAGGCAAAGATCACGTTTAAGATTGCCCTAAGTGACACGCAATGGTACTGAACTAAAGactatatggttggaaagcaagctttccctcaaccacatagccatacctgcacgcatattataaatatgtaaatttagaATTATGCTCTTCACAGATTGCTGGAGTATTTGCAAGAATCATCCCCAACCAGAAAGATGGAACTCTTGATCTTGCTACAATTGCCAAGACAATATCAACAGGAGGTGACGCCCACCTCTGTAAAACGAAAGTTATCTACCTGGAAACTACTCATAATAGATGTggagggaaaatattacctttagATTATCTACAAAAGGTAAGAGCAATTTTgtaaattcattttattcatcATTTGTATTAGATCTGTGAAGAGGCGGGTATTCATAAGTGTAGCTGGATCGGTGTGAAGACAGAATGAGACAATTTGGCACTGTTGGTGTTTAAAAACTTGGAATTAAACTACAAAAAAGGTAAAGCAAAATTATCAACTGTATTCTCTATTTTAAcagtttaataatttatattttcccaGGTGTATAATTTAGCACAGGAAAATGGTATCAAGGTGCATATAGATGGTGCACGCCTTATGAATGCAGCTGTTGGTCTCGGTGTTCCTGCTTCTGAAATAACAAAATACtgtgattctgtcagcttgtgtTTCAGTAAAGTAAGATATATGTTTGATGTTAACATAGTTAGGTGCAGGGGTGGCTTCCTGaacacatgattccgggttcagtcccactgcggggcacattgggcaagtgtcttctactacaaggtttttatttcatgctgaccatttgataaaatcattaaagtcattttatccttaattctataaagaataaatatatatatgtgtgtgtgtgtgtgtgtatatatcagcccaagactatagtagaagacacttgctaaagatgccatgctgtggggctgaaccagaaaccagtgggaatgaactcagtattacatggttgcaaagcaagcttcttaaccagacagccatgcttgcactttATGTATATTTccagaatatttaatttttggtttaatacgatttttctaaatttatttctaaatctaaaaaatattcatttcattatcaatCCATTTCTGTGTTTCTAATATCTGTAAAAAATGTTCTTCAAACTATCTTCAGGGAATTGGGGCTCCAGTTGGGTCAGTTTTAGCTGGTACTGAATCTTTCATCACAAGGTTTGTATCAAGTGATAttactatttatttcatattgtaaCATGTTAACAAATTCttccaggattaaaaaaaaattttgatttaacaGAAAGTACAAGAACATTGGATTAAATATCTCCATCTTGCACAAACAGTTGTGATTGCTTCCTCTGAGGAaacttcatcatcctcatcatcatcgtttaacatccattttcaatgggttggacgatttgactgaggactggtgaaccagatggctgcaccaggctccaattcaGTTGtcttaatgaaattataattaattatatttatttcttttttcttgttatcAGGGCCTTAAGAAGCCGTAAAGCTCTCGGAGGTGGAATGAGACAAGCAGGAATATTGGCTGCTGCTGCCATATATGGTTTAGACAGAGTTCAAGAAACCATTACAAGAGACCATGCTCATGCAAAGAAATTGGTCAATggtaaatacatttaattattatGATGCTTTGTATTTGGAAAAGTTGATTCcatgtctcacccagagacctcaagagataacaagttagaagttcaagttggtgttatgattagggtgccatatatttggtttatatgtggttgggaagaaagcttctaaccacactgcTATTCATGcgccta
Encoded proteins:
- the LOC106874147 gene encoding uncharacterized protein LOC106874147, encoding MAPTIVDLRSDTVTKPSQAMREVIANAEVGDDVLREDPTILALEEKCAKLLGKEKALFVPSGTMANLLSTMSHCHERGLEIIIGDQAHVGIYEQGNVAQIAGVFARIIPNQKDGTLDLATIAKTISTGGDAHLCKTKVIYLETTHNRCGGKILPLDYLQKVYNLAQENGIKVHIDGARLMNAAVGLGVPASEITKYCDSVSLCFSKGIGAPVGSVLAGTESFITRALRSRKALGGGMRQAGILAAAAIYGLDRVQETITRDHAHAKKLVNGLKNLSSSAVKVEPEEVQTNIMFIEINKDIAFISDLIKRLMTTTDDEVKELGKEIHVRCANMGQRIRLVTNWNLSEQDIDDAIKKLCYVFSEKNL